One Paralichthys olivaceus isolate ysfri-2021 chromosome 8, ASM2471397v2, whole genome shotgun sequence genomic region harbors:
- the LOC109637867 gene encoding tetraspanin-5, with the protein MMSGKHFKAHEVSCCIKYFIFGFNIIFWFLGVAFLGIGLWAWSEKGVLSNISSITDLGGFDPVWLFLVVGGVMFILGFAGCIGALRENSFLLKFFSVFLGIIFFLELTAGVLAFVFKDWIKDQLNFFINNNIRAYRDDIDLQNLIDFTQEYWECCGAFGADDWNLNIYFNCTDSNPSREKCGVPFSCCTKDPAEDVINTQCGYDIRAKTDSEQRTFIYIKGCVPQFEKWLQDNLTVVAGIFIGIALLQIFGICLAQNLVSDIEAVRESCLFT; encoded by the exons ATGATGTCAGGGAAGCATTTCAAGGCTCATGAGGTGAGCTGCTGCATCAAGTATTTCATCTTCGGATTCAACATCATATTCTGG ttCCTTGGAGTGGCGTTTCTGGGCATTGGCTTGTGGGCATGGAGCGAGAAG GGCGTTCTCTCCAACATCTCGTCCATCACGGATCTGGGGGGTTTCGACCCTGTGTGGCTCTTCCTCGTGGTGGGTGGCGTGATGTTCATCCTGGGATTTGCCGGTTGCATCGGAGCGCTGCGGGAAAACTCTTTCCTCCTCAAGTTT tTCTCCGTGTTCCTGGGTATCATCTTCTTCCTGGAGCTGACTGCAGGAGTCCTGGCCTTTGTCTTCAAAGACTGGATCAAGGACCAGCTTAACTTTTTCATTAACAACAACATACGCGCGTACAGGGACGACATTGACCTGCAGAACCTGATAGACTTCACCCAGGAATAT TGGGAATGTTGTGGAGCTTTTGGAGCAGATGACTGGAATTTGAACATATACTTCAACTGCACTGATTCGAACCCGAGTCGAGAGAAATGTGGAGTGCCATTTTCTTGCTGCACCAAAGATCCAGCG GAGGACGTCATCAACACTCAGTGTGGATACGACATCCGAGCAAAAACG GACTCCGAACAGCGAACTTTCATTTATATCAAAGGCTGCGTCCCTCAGTTTGAGAAGTGGCTTCAAGACAACCTGACGGTAGTGGCAGGCATCTTTATTGGGATTGCGTTACTACAG ATTTTCGGCATTTGTTTGGCACAGAATCTTGTGAGTGACATTGAAGCCGTGAGAGAGAGTTG TTTGTTCACCTAA